A DNA window from Candidatus Thermoplasmatota archaeon contains the following coding sequences:
- the speA gene encoding biosynthetic arginine decarboxylase: MPDPAGGKSGEWSVDRAIQLYNIDNWGAGYFSVNAAGHLTVTPYGQPGPAIDVMDVIEDVQEKGLGFPIVIRFQDVLRSRVVKLNEAFRAGIKNFNYHGQYLGVYPIKVNQMREVVEEILDAGAPFHYGLEAGSKPELLAALALNADPEALTVCNGYKDEDYMRLALTARKLGRKAIVVIEKLSELPLLLKVANEMQVEPWIGLRAKLTTKGTGKWEKSSGDFAKFGLTIPEILQAVQILREANRTSSLKLFHFHVGSQLMDISSVKEAVKEGARIYAKLRKMGLEIEYFDVGGGLGVDYVGTTATVSSSTNYTLEEYVSEVVYDLKQICTSEGVAEPNIVSESGRAITAHHSCIIMNVFGSIEIGAARLPEVSRSEDAHGIGVGMVREMREMVQGLTLKNAREYFFDARAKKDEALSAFRLGVLGLEERAEIENLYWDLCRKIVHMFQDRKRVPEDLKELATQLADQYLANFSLFQSALDHWAFDQLFPLVPVHRLNEAPSRNATLVDITCDSDGKIDQFIDVNGTRPTLPLHALHPHEPYFIGMFLTGAYQDIMGDMHNLFGRTNEIHVFVDDEDPEDFYLETVIPGDIVADVLSRVQYEPRELVKRVKAVTDARVREGLLKPKEGVALIEFLEAQTRSYTYLIPTKANGVERLSPVKEPAPASPPP; the protein is encoded by the coding sequence GTGCCGGATCCCGCGGGCGGGAAAAGCGGTGAGTGGTCGGTTGATCGCGCGATCCAGCTGTACAACATCGACAACTGGGGCGCGGGCTACTTTTCGGTGAACGCGGCGGGTCACCTGACGGTGACGCCGTATGGTCAACCGGGTCCCGCGATCGACGTCATGGACGTCATCGAGGACGTTCAGGAGAAGGGGCTCGGGTTCCCGATCGTCATCCGGTTCCAGGACGTCCTGCGTTCGCGCGTCGTCAAGCTGAACGAGGCGTTCCGCGCGGGGATCAAGAACTTCAACTACCACGGTCAGTACCTGGGCGTTTACCCGATCAAGGTGAACCAGATGCGCGAGGTGGTCGAGGAGATCCTCGATGCCGGCGCGCCCTTCCACTATGGGCTCGAGGCGGGATCGAAGCCCGAGCTTCTCGCGGCGCTCGCCTTGAACGCGGACCCGGAGGCGCTCACGGTCTGCAACGGGTACAAGGACGAGGACTACATGCGTCTCGCCCTCACGGCCCGGAAGCTCGGCCGTAAGGCGATCGTCGTCATCGAGAAGCTCTCGGAGCTTCCGCTCCTCCTCAAGGTCGCGAACGAGATGCAGGTGGAGCCCTGGATCGGGCTTCGCGCGAAGCTCACGACGAAGGGGACCGGGAAGTGGGAGAAGTCGTCGGGCGACTTCGCGAAGTTCGGTCTCACGATCCCCGAGATCCTTCAGGCGGTCCAGATCCTGCGCGAGGCGAACAGGACGTCGTCCCTCAAGCTCTTCCATTTCCATGTGGGCAGCCAGCTCATGGACATCTCCTCGGTGAAGGAGGCCGTGAAGGAGGGCGCCCGCATCTACGCGAAGCTCCGCAAGATGGGGCTCGAGATCGAGTATTTCGACGTCGGAGGCGGCCTCGGCGTGGACTACGTCGGCACGACCGCGACGGTCTCCTCGTCGACGAATTACACGCTCGAGGAGTACGTGAGCGAGGTCGTGTACGACCTGAAGCAGATCTGCACGAGCGAGGGCGTCGCGGAGCCGAACATCGTGAGCGAGTCGGGCCGCGCGATCACGGCGCACCACTCGTGCATCATCATGAACGTCTTCGGCTCGATCGAGATCGGCGCGGCAAGGTTGCCCGAGGTCTCGAGGAGCGAGGATGCGCACGGCATCGGCGTCGGCATGGTGCGCGAGATGCGCGAGATGGTGCAAGGTCTCACGCTCAAGAACGCGCGCGAGTACTTCTTCGACGCGCGAGCCAAGAAGGACGAGGCCCTCTCCGCCTTCCGCCTGGGCGTCCTCGGCCTCGAGGAGCGCGCGGAGATCGAGAACCTCTACTGGGACCTCTGCCGCAAGATCGTGCACATGTTCCAGGACCGCAAGCGTGTGCCCGAGGACCTGAAGGAGCTCGCGACGCAGCTCGCGGACCAGTACCTCGCGAACTTCTCGCTGTTCCAGAGCGCGCTCGACCACTGGGCCTTCGACCAGCTCTTCCCGCTCGTTCCCGTGCACCGGCTCAACGAGGCGCCGTCGCGCAATGCGACGCTCGTGGACATCACGTGCGATTCGGACGGCAAGATCGACCAATTCATCGACGTGAACGGGACGCGCCCGACGCTCCCGCTTCATGCGTTGCACCCGCACGAGCCGTATTTCATCGGCATGTTCCTGACGGGCGCCTATCAGGACATCATGGGCGACATGCACAACCTGTTCGGGCGCACGAACGAGATCCATGTGTTCGTGGACGACGAGGATCCCGAGGATTTCTACCTCGAGACCGTCATCCCGGGCGACATCGTCGCGGATGTCCTCTCGCGCGTGCAGTACGAGCCGCGCGAGCTCGTGAAGCGCGTGAAGGCGGTCACGGATGCGCGGGTGCGCGAGGGTCTCCTCAAGCCGAAGGAGGGTGTGGCGCTCATCGAGTTCCTCGAGGCGCAGACGCGCAGCTACACGTACCTCATTCCGACGAAGGCGAACGGCGTCGAGCGGTTGAGCCCGGTGAAGGAGCCCGCTCCGGCGTCTCCGCCGCCTTAG